The following coding sequences lie in one Desmodus rotundus isolate HL8 chromosome 1, HLdesRot8A.1, whole genome shotgun sequence genomic window:
- the TNP2 gene encoding LOW QUALITY PROTEIN: nuclear transition protein 2 (The sequence of the model RefSeq protein was modified relative to this genomic sequence to represent the inferred CDS: inserted 1 base in 1 codon; substituted 4 bases at 4 genomic stop codons) → MDTKTQNLPIIHTQPYSNSWPXSHTCNQHNYSYHCQNCSXSCSQSLTSHQSPPGHQSQSPSPSPPPRHHKHTMHSHHCCMXPTIHSCSXTKKRKNLEGKVNKRKVVKRSQXVYKTKRQSSGHRTPQAPDVSTPGDPALLGEDEAWSSQGRECSAWDEMPV, encoded by the exons ATGGACACCAAAACACAGAACCTTCCCATCATCCACACCCAGCCCTATAGCAACTCTTGGC AAAGCCACACCTGCAACCAGCACAACTATAGCTACCACTGCCAGAACTGCAGCTAGAGCTGCAGCCAAAGCCTGACCAGCCACCAGAGCCCACCTGGCCACCAGAGCCAGAGTCCAAGCCCCAGCCCACCACCAAGACATCACAAACACACCATGCATTCCCACCACTGCTGCATGTGACCCACTATCCATTCCTGCAGctaaaccaagaaaagaaaaaacttggaAGGAAAAGTGAACAAGAGAAAGGTGGTCAAAAGGAGCCAGTAGGTATACAAAACAAAGAGGCAAAGCTCAGGCCACAGAACTCCCCAG GCCCCTGATGTCAGCACTCCTGGAGACCCAGCACTCCTGGGGGAGGACGAAGCATGGAGCAGTCAAGGAAGAGAATGCAGTGCCTGGGATGAGATGCCCGTTTGA
- the PRM3 gene encoding protamine-3 encodes MGSHCAKLSTSHSRGHESSMKKLVACVSQDNFSLSSEGEEEEEGEEEEEEELPVQGKLLLMEPERQEEGAEDDPVAQQSPKPKQTLS; translated from the coding sequence ATGGGTTCCCACTGTGCCAAGCTAAGCACAAGCCACAGCCGGGGCCATGAATCCTCCATGAAGAAGCTCGTGGCCTGCGTGAGCCAAGATAACTTCTCCTTGTCTTCAGAGGgcgaggaagaagaggagggagaagaggaggaggaagaggagctccCTGTACAGGGCAAGCTGCTGCTGATGGAGcctgagaggcaggaagagggcgCTGAAGATGACCCTGTGGCCCAGCAGAGCCCCAAGCCGAAGCAGACACTCTCCTGA